In the Lysinibacillus sp. PLM2 genome, one interval contains:
- a CDS encoding membrane protein, with the protein MELLSTEFFSAVLTIIFIDLVLAGDNALLIRLIANSLPINQKKKAVLLGTFSAIFVRILLTIFAVKLLQIDGLLLLGGVLLIYISYKLLLADNSPKFNPGKKDFWGAIGTILVADLLMGIDNIIAVAGASNGEILLVVIGLTISIPIIVWGRGIVIRLLELFPIIIFIGTGILAWTAAKMIVKDNYVSAFFPSQSAINKFEAIVVLTVLIVSVIVKLYLMFKKTKIAQS; encoded by the coding sequence ATGGAATTGCTTTCAACTGAGTTTTTTTCTGCTGTGTTGACAATTATTTTTATTGATTTAGTTTTAGCTGGTGATAATGCACTGTTGATTCGTTTAATTGCGAATAGTTTACCTATTAATCAGAAGAAAAAAGCAGTTCTACTAGGTACTTTTAGTGCGATTTTTGTACGAATTCTTTTAACAATTTTTGCAGTAAAATTACTACAAATTGATGGGCTACTTTTATTAGGAGGGGTTCTATTAATCTATATTTCTTACAAGCTACTTTTAGCAGATAATTCACCGAAATTTAACCCCGGAAAGAAAGACTTTTGGGGAGCCATCGGTACGATTCTAGTGGCTGATTTATTAATGGGTATTGATAACATTATTGCTGTAGCGGGTGCATCGAATGGAGAAATATTACTTGTCGTAATAGGATTAACAATTTCCATTCCTATTATTGTTTGGGGAAGAGGAATCGTTATTCGTTTACTAGAATTATTTCCGATTATCATTTTTATCGGAACTGGAATTTTAGCTTGGACTGCCGCTAAAATGATTGTCAAAGATAATTATGTCTCAGCTTTTTTCCCTTCACAAAGTGCAATAAATAAATTTGAAGCAATTGTAGTTTTAACAGTATTAATTGTTAGTGTTATTGTAAAGTTATATTTAATGTTTAAGAAGACAAAAATCGCCCAAAGCTAA
- a CDS encoding amino acid lyase, with protein MKYSFRNDYSELCHPEILEALLKASKEQNSGYGLDVHTENAKNLIKGKLETENCDIHFVTGGTQANLSVISFILRPYEAVLACSTGHINVHETGAIEATGHKVYTSEGVDGKLTPEDIEKALKIHADEHMVKIGMVYISQSTEIGTVYSYSELKALYDCCQQHQLYLFIDGARLSSGLAASDVKFNMFKNLCDVMYIGGTKIGLMSGEGIVIFNDELKPYFRYHIKNKGALLAKGYSIGIQFERAFQDDLYFKMGQHENALASLLTEELTKLDVKMLSESSTNQIFPIFKREHVKKLKELYDFEVWDDLGEEIVIRFVTSWATTKEACMELIEDIKKIIY; from the coding sequence ATGAAATACAGCTTTAGAAATGATTATAGCGAGCTTTGCCATCCGGAAATACTTGAGGCACTTTTAAAAGCAAGTAAGGAACAAAATAGTGGCTATGGATTAGATGTACATACGGAGAATGCTAAAAATTTAATAAAAGGAAAACTAGAAACAGAAAATTGTGATATACATTTTGTAACTGGTGGAACACAAGCAAACCTATCTGTTATATCTTTTATTTTACGTCCATATGAAGCGGTACTTGCCTGCTCAACAGGTCATATAAATGTTCATGAAACCGGAGCAATTGAAGCAACTGGACATAAAGTTTATACATCTGAAGGGGTAGACGGTAAGTTAACACCCGAGGATATTGAGAAAGCATTAAAAATTCATGCCGATGAACACATGGTCAAAATAGGTATGGTTTATATTTCGCAGTCAACTGAGATTGGGACAGTATACAGTTATTCAGAGCTAAAAGCTTTATACGATTGTTGTCAACAGCACCAATTATATTTATTTATAGATGGTGCGAGACTTTCAAGTGGACTTGCAGCTAGCGATGTTAAATTTAACATGTTTAAAAATTTGTGTGATGTCATGTATATTGGTGGAACAAAGATTGGTTTAATGAGCGGAGAGGGAATCGTCATTTTTAACGATGAGTTAAAACCATACTTCCGTTATCATATAAAAAATAAAGGTGCTTTACTTGCAAAGGGTTATTCAATTGGTATCCAATTTGAACGAGCATTCCAAGATGATTTATATTTTAAAATGGGTCAACATGAAAATGCGTTAGCAAGTTTATTAACGGAAGAATTAACAAAACTTGACGTTAAAATGTTAAGTGAATCTTCAACAAATCAAATCTTCCCTATTTTCAAAAGAGAGCATGTAAAAAAACTAAAAGAACTTTATGATTTTGAAGTATGGGATGATCTCGGCGAAGAGATAGTAATTCGATTTGTTACATCTTGGGCTACTACAAAAGAGGCATGTATGGAGTTAATAGAAGATATTAAAAAAATCATATATTAA
- the spo0M gene encoding sporulation-control protein, producing the protein MSFFNKILASVGIGSSKVDTKLEKSSYEAGEIVRGEVEIYGGNVEQTVDAIYLTLYTTYIKELDDTKYTSKAPIEHFRVSEPFKIAPNERKTIPFSFQLPYEMPITVGSTRVWIKTELDIRSGADSEDKDYIEIRPSRLASSLLNAVTDLGFTLRKAECEKASYRYSGKYPFIQEFEFVPVSGMFRGRLDELEIVFLSQSENNVEILMQVDRRARGFGGFLAEALDADESHVRLTFALQDIPYLRDRLQQTIAKYS; encoded by the coding sequence ATGTCGTTTTTTAACAAGATACTTGCGAGTGTGGGAATCGGATCTTCTAAAGTAGATACGAAACTAGAAAAATCATCCTATGAGGCTGGAGAAATTGTTCGCGGTGAAGTAGAAATCTATGGAGGTAATGTTGAACAAACAGTAGATGCAATTTATTTAACACTTTATACTACCTATATTAAAGAATTAGATGATACGAAATACACTTCAAAAGCACCTATTGAGCATTTTCGTGTAAGTGAACCATTTAAAATTGCACCGAATGAAAGAAAAACAATTCCATTTTCTTTTCAATTACCATATGAGATGCCTATTACAGTTGGTAGTACCCGTGTATGGATAAAAACAGAATTAGATATTCGAAGTGGTGCAGATTCTGAAGATAAGGACTACATCGAAATAAGACCATCACGTTTAGCCTCTAGTTTATTAAATGCCGTTACAGATCTTGGATTTACATTGCGTAAAGCGGAATGTGAAAAAGCATCCTATCGCTATAGTGGTAAATATCCTTTCATTCAGGAATTTGAATTTGTTCCAGTTAGCGGGATGTTCCGTGGAAGATTAGACGAATTGGAAATCGTATTCCTATCTCAATCGGAAAATAATGTGGAGATTTTAATGCAGGTTGACCGCCGTGCTCGAGGTTTTGGTGGATTTTTGGCTGAAGCATTAGATGCTGATGAAAGCCATGTTCGATTAACATTCGCTCTTCAAGATATTCCGTATTTACGAGATCGATTACAACAAACGATAGCAAAATATTCTTAA
- a CDS encoding IS110 family transposase, with translation MKHVIAFDVSMGKSTMTVYDRYKHCEFEGELEHNRTSFLTLHERLKELTMLDGQAPEIVFEATGVYSKGLEKFLRDYGYRYSRMNPLEANLQMASMRRHKTDKSDAHELAKTHFNMNRDYTYQQEEYYEQMRAFTRYYDEVDTEMNHLRNRMHAILQLSFPELENLITPKSALFLNIVQLYPHPAILLKHSKTIIKNRLKENTRKNLSLKRAEEKAIVLLEAAKESYPAISPMDIRCEQVKDYAKRIAELKEKKEQLVKQMVELSEGRTEYKILRSFPGIGDTTAVRIIGELGDIRRFKNNKQLNAYVGIDIMTYQSGNTRYQDRINKRGNKKLRKILFFMVKSMITLRKTTKNHLVDYYDKLKTQPQRKPHKVAIIACMNKFLKLVLHLILYNLPYNYCTATSNA, from the coding sequence ATGAAACATGTCATAGCTTTTGATGTAAGTATGGGAAAAAGTACAATGACGGTCTATGATCGTTATAAACACTGTGAATTTGAAGGAGAATTGGAACATAATCGCACTAGCTTTTTAACTCTCCATGAACGACTAAAAGAGTTAACAATGTTAGATGGACAAGCACCTGAAATTGTATTTGAAGCGACAGGCGTATATTCAAAAGGGTTAGAGAAGTTTTTACGTGATTATGGGTATCGGTATAGCCGGATGAATCCATTAGAAGCAAACCTACAAATGGCCTCCATGCGACGTCATAAAACAGATAAAAGTGATGCTCATGAGTTAGCTAAAACCCATTTTAATATGAATCGCGACTATACATATCAACAAGAAGAATACTACGAACAGATGCGTGCATTCACACGATATTATGATGAAGTGGATACAGAAATGAATCATTTACGGAATCGGATGCATGCCATTTTACAACTGAGTTTTCCAGAGTTAGAAAATCTCATTACACCAAAATCGGCACTGTTTCTAAACATTGTTCAACTTTATCCACATCCAGCAATACTACTTAAACACTCTAAAACCATAATCAAAAATAGATTAAAAGAAAACACACGTAAAAACCTTTCTTTAAAGCGAGCTGAAGAAAAAGCGATTGTTTTATTAGAAGCTGCGAAAGAATCGTATCCTGCTATATCACCAATGGATATCCGATGCGAACAAGTAAAGGATTACGCAAAACGTATTGCAGAATTAAAAGAGAAAAAAGAACAACTTGTTAAACAGATGGTCGAACTCTCAGAAGGACGAACAGAATATAAAATTCTTCGTTCATTCCCTGGTATCGGAGATACAACTGCTGTCCGTATTATTGGTGAGTTAGGAGATATTCGCCGCTTTAAAAATAATAAGCAATTAAACGCCTACGTTGGGATTGATATTATGACGTATCAATCAGGTAACACGCGTTATCAAGATCGCATTAATAAGCGAGGAAATAAGAAACTACGAAAAATCTTATTTTTTATGGTCAAATCAATGATTACATTGCGCAAAACTACAAAAAACCATCTCGTTGATTATTACGACAAATTAAAAACGCAACCCCAGAGAAAACCTCATAAGGTTGCAATAATAGCATGTATGAATAAGTTCTTGAAATTGGTCCTTCACCTTATTCTATACAATCTACCATACAATTATTGCACAGCTACTAGCAATGCATAA
- a CDS encoding membrane protein, protein MRNSKHPSVSKTRIITVTGIGELQVAPNYAELRIEVVTQGMEISEAQNENARLMNQVIQALLEMNINRENIQTASYNIFPRYDYIEGKQVFRGYEVSNAITVKVVNISQVGRVIDVAVKNGANRISSVEFKLDNENNYYHQALQIAFMNAVSKANTLAQTMKLSYYPEPIEIIEESEESPPVMLRVASLSTQETYQTPIEQGLITISARLSVKFKY, encoded by the coding sequence TTGAGAAATTCGAAACATCCATCCGTTTCAAAAACTCGGATCATAACGGTTACTGGCATTGGTGAGCTACAGGTTGCACCTAATTACGCTGAATTACGTATAGAAGTTGTAACACAAGGAATGGAAATTAGTGAAGCCCAAAATGAAAATGCAAGATTAATGAATCAAGTTATTCAAGCATTGCTAGAAATGAACATTAATCGTGAAAATATTCAAACGGCTTCGTATAATATTTTTCCAAGATATGATTACATTGAAGGTAAACAAGTATTTAGAGGCTATGAGGTATCAAATGCTATTACCGTAAAAGTAGTTAATATTAGCCAAGTGGGAAGGGTAATCGATGTTGCTGTGAAAAATGGTGCCAATCGTATATCTTCTGTGGAATTTAAATTAGATAATGAAAATAACTATTATCATCAAGCTCTTCAAATTGCCTTTATGAACGCTGTGTCAAAGGCAAACACATTAGCGCAAACAATGAAGTTATCATACTATCCAGAACCAATCGAAATTATTGAAGAAAGTGAAGAATCACCACCTGTTATGCTTAGGGTAGCATCATTGTCAACTCAAGAAACTTATCAAACACCCATTGAACAAGGGTTAATCACTATTAGTGCAAGATTAAGTGTAAAGTTTAAGTACTAA
- the yisT gene encoding hypothetical protein, which yields MESIQKMFEHLIWANKRILDGLHTMREEQQEVIRIFSHILFAENVWLTRLQGLESSHIPIWKDIDLEQCSKLVKLNEENIITYLISISDDDLETIIKYKNSKGHEFQNTIREILTHVALHGHYHRGQINGRLRLLGFEPVMIDFIHYVRT from the coding sequence TTGGAATCAATTCAAAAAATGTTTGAGCATTTGATTTGGGCAAATAAACGAATTTTAGATGGCTTGCATACGATGAGAGAAGAACAACAAGAAGTTATTCGTATATTTTCCCACATTCTTTTTGCTGAAAATGTCTGGTTAACTAGATTACAGGGTTTAGAAAGCTCGCACATACCTATTTGGAAAGATATTGACCTAGAACAATGTTCGAAGCTAGTTAAGCTAAACGAGGAGAATATTATCACCTATTTAATTTCGATTTCAGATGATGATTTAGAGACAATAATTAAATATAAGAATAGTAAAGGTCATGAATTTCAAAACACCATTCGAGAAATTTTAACCCATGTAGCATTACATGGACATTATCATCGCGGGCAAATTAATGGACGACTTCGATTATTAGGATTTGAACCTGTCATGATAGATTTTATACATTATGTTCGAACATGA
- the recD2 gene encoding ATP-dependent RecD-like DNA helicase: MDNLNLFEENKLFVLGRPIVSIFHNPSNMYSITRIKIQETNLQFDEKEIIVVGYFPTLAEDELYRFTGVLKNHPKYGQQFQVDTFVKEVPATEQGVVHYLSSDLFPGIGRKTAETIVEKLGGDAIKKIMEDPDVLDVIPRLNEEKKLTIRQSLEQNLGLERIIIQLNEWGFGPQLGMKIYQTYREDTLSLLTENPYRLIEDVEGVGFGRADELGARLGMTGNHPDRIKAAVLHVLTNAALSDGHVYMDAEHVLPLVKSMLEQSQAEEIPFESISKAVIEMREESKICGEETRLYLPSLYFSEIGIASKILDLLKQDDKQQRFSKDEIRKAIGEVEERFEVTYAETQVQAIECALNHSVMILTGGPGTGKTTVIRGLVEVYAELNGLSLNPKEYAKKEEPFPIVLAAPTGRAAKRLAESTELPAMTIHRLLGFNGLEKEEETEREIEGRLIIIDEMSMVDTWLAHQLLKSIKDDAQVVFVGDQDQLPPVGPGQVLKDLLASKEIPTVELTDVYRQSEGSTIIELAHQIKKGDIPDTLKLTEKTIDRSFIKASADQVASVVTQIVKSAISKGQSIKDIQVLAPMYKGPAGIDQLNKKIQELVNPNEGGTRKELAFGDVVYRIGDKVLQLVNQPESNIFNGDMGEVIAIIKAKENIEKQDLLVVSFDGNEVTYQRGDLNQITLAYCCSIHKSQGSEFQTVIMPIVRGYSKMLRRNLLYTGITRAKNFLILCGEPDVFYNGLSKTDDLQRLTSLKARLNPMEPDDVFVEEIVTDKPLVTTASESKSPNEIKEQQEIFTVLGEAMIPSLTTETVHTVHPLIGMDGVSPFDFMEIEE, translated from the coding sequence ATGGATAACTTAAATTTATTTGAAGAAAATAAATTATTTGTACTTGGACGTCCAATCGTATCCATTTTTCATAATCCTTCCAATATGTATTCCATCACAAGAATAAAAATTCAGGAAACAAATTTGCAATTCGATGAGAAGGAAATTATTGTTGTAGGATATTTCCCTACGTTAGCAGAGGACGAATTATATCGTTTTACGGGTGTTCTTAAAAATCATCCAAAATACGGTCAGCAATTTCAAGTGGACACTTTTGTAAAAGAAGTACCTGCAACAGAACAGGGGGTTGTTCATTATTTATCAAGCGACTTGTTCCCAGGAATAGGACGGAAAACAGCAGAAACAATTGTTGAGAAGCTTGGAGGAGATGCAATAAAAAAGATAATGGAAGACCCAGATGTTCTTGATGTAATACCAAGATTAAACGAAGAAAAAAAACTAACCATTCGCCAATCATTAGAACAAAATTTAGGTCTTGAAAGGATTATAATACAATTAAATGAATGGGGATTTGGACCTCAGCTTGGAATGAAAATCTATCAAACCTATCGAGAAGATACCCTTTCACTTTTAACAGAAAATCCCTATCGATTAATCGAAGATGTGGAAGGTGTGGGTTTTGGAAGGGCGGATGAGCTAGGTGCAAGACTAGGCATGACGGGTAACCATCCAGATCGAATTAAAGCAGCAGTGCTTCATGTATTAACAAATGCAGCATTATCTGATGGACATGTTTATATGGATGCAGAACATGTATTACCACTAGTCAAATCAATGCTCGAGCAGAGTCAAGCTGAAGAAATCCCATTTGAGTCTATTTCAAAAGCGGTCATTGAAATGAGAGAGGAAAGTAAAATTTGTGGTGAAGAAACAAGACTCTACTTACCTTCCTTGTATTTCAGTGAGATTGGTATTGCATCGAAAATTTTGGATTTACTAAAGCAGGACGATAAACAACAGCGTTTTTCAAAGGATGAAATTCGAAAAGCAATTGGAGAAGTTGAAGAACGATTTGAGGTTACCTACGCGGAAACACAAGTCCAAGCCATCGAATGTGCTTTGAATCATTCCGTCATGATTTTAACTGGAGGACCCGGGACTGGGAAAACGACTGTTATAAGAGGATTAGTTGAAGTATATGCAGAACTTAATGGACTATCTTTAAATCCTAAAGAATATGCAAAAAAAGAAGAACCGTTTCCGATAGTGCTAGCTGCGCCTACTGGAAGGGCAGCAAAACGTTTAGCTGAATCTACGGAGCTTCCAGCTATGACGATTCATCGATTACTTGGATTTAATGGTTTGGAAAAGGAAGAGGAGACGGAGCGAGAGATAGAAGGACGGCTCATTATCATAGACGAAATGTCGATGGTCGATACTTGGTTAGCCCATCAATTGTTAAAAAGTATAAAAGATGATGCACAAGTGGTGTTTGTAGGAGATCAGGATCAATTGCCACCGGTAGGACCTGGACAAGTATTGAAAGATTTATTAGCCTCGAAGGAAATCCCAACTGTGGAATTGACAGATGTTTATCGTCAATCAGAAGGGTCGACCATTATTGAGCTTGCCCATCAAATTAAAAAAGGCGATATACCTGATACGCTAAAGCTAACTGAAAAAACGATTGATCGATCATTTATTAAAGCCTCTGCAGACCAAGTGGCGAGCGTTGTTACTCAAATTGTAAAAAGTGCTATCTCCAAAGGGCAATCAATCAAAGATATTCAAGTGTTGGCACCAATGTATAAAGGACCAGCAGGAATCGATCAGTTAAATAAAAAGATTCAAGAATTAGTCAATCCAAATGAGGGTGGAACTAGAAAAGAGTTGGCCTTTGGTGATGTTGTATACCGCATAGGTGATAAAGTATTGCAGCTCGTAAACCAACCAGAAAGCAATATTTTTAATGGTGACATGGGTGAAGTAATCGCGATCATTAAAGCAAAAGAAAATATCGAAAAACAAGATTTACTTGTCGTTTCTTTCGATGGGAATGAAGTTACTTATCAAAGGGGTGACTTAAATCAAATTACCTTGGCATATTGTTGTTCAATTCATAAATCTCAAGGTAGTGAATTCCAAACCGTTATTATGCCTATTGTTCGCGGTTACAGTAAAATGTTACGACGAAACCTTTTATATACAGGAATTACAAGGGCAAAGAACTTTTTAATTCTATGTGGGGAACCAGATGTATTTTATAATGGGCTTTCAAAAACAGATGACTTACAAAGACTAACGAGCTTGAAAGCAAGACTAAATCCAATGGAACCGGATGATGTATTCGTTGAAGAAATAGTAACGGACAAACCTCTAGTTACAACCGCATCAGAATCTAAATCACCTAACGAAATAAAAGAACAACAAGAAATTTTTACAGTGCTAGGAGAAGCAATGATTCCATCCCTAACTACAGAAACGGTTCATACAGTCCATCCTCTAATCGGAATGGATGGTGTTTCACCCTTTGACTTTATGGAAATTGAAGAATAA
- the hisA gene encoding 1-(5-phosphoribosyl)-5-[(5-phosphoribosylamino) methylideneamino] imidazole-4-carboxamide isomerase has product MEFRPCIDLHDGKVKQIVGSTLGYENKSVIENFISEKDSAYYANKFKEDGLTGGHVIMLGSGNDEAAILALNTYPNGLQVGGGINDKNAKKYIDAGASHVIVTSFIFHDGALDMERLQSLIEAVGKEHIVIDLSCRKKDGKWFVVTDKWTRFSNFEVNEESIPFIEQYCDELLIHAVDVEGKRSGMQEELVKDLTNWTSIPTTYAGGVRSLEDLKKFNEITGGKLHITIGSALDIFGGDLKYEDVVAYCSK; this is encoded by the coding sequence TTGGAATTTAGACCTTGTATTGATTTACACGATGGGAAAGTAAAACAAATTGTCGGTAGTACATTAGGCTATGAAAACAAATCTGTTATTGAAAATTTCATTTCTGAAAAAGATTCTGCCTATTATGCTAATAAGTTTAAAGAAGATGGTTTAACAGGTGGACATGTAATCATGTTAGGTTCTGGCAATGATGAGGCAGCAATATTAGCTTTAAACACTTATCCGAATGGACTTCAAGTCGGTGGAGGCATCAATGATAAAAATGCAAAGAAATATATTGATGCAGGAGCATCACATGTTATTGTAACTTCATTTATCTTCCATGATGGTGCTTTAGATATGGAAAGATTACAATCATTAATTGAAGCAGTTGGAAAAGAACATATTGTTATCGACTTAAGCTGTCGAAAAAAAGATGGTAAATGGTTTGTCGTAACCGATAAATGGACAAGATTCAGTAATTTTGAAGTGAATGAAGAAAGCATTCCTTTTATTGAACAATATTGCGATGAGCTTTTAATTCACGCTGTAGATGTTGAAGGGAAAAGAAGCGGTATGCAAGAGGAACTGGTTAAAGATTTAACAAACTGGACTTCCATCCCAACAACTTATGCTGGTGGAGTACGTTCATTAGAAGATTTGAAAAAATTCAATGAAATTACAGGTGGCAAGCTTCATATCACAATCGGTAGCGCATTAGATATTTTTGGTGGAGATTTAAAATATGAAGATGTAGTAGCTTACTGCTCAAAATAA
- the yutK gene encoding putative transporter YutK yields the protein MNILWGLIGIIIVIGIAFLFSSSHRSINWRTVFGGLLIQLLFAFIVLKWELGREVLENVSNGVQHLISYANEGISFLFGALADSEKMGTVFAIHVLTIIIFFSALISVLYYLGIMQIIIRIIGGGLSKILGTSKAESVNAAANIFVGQTEAPLVIKPFLQKMTKSELFAVMTGGLASVSGSVLVGYSLLGVPLEYLLAASFMAAPAGLIMAKLILPETEKVDDSNFSLDKDSDSVNVIDAAARGASDGLKLAVNVGAMLLAFIALIALLNGIIGGITGLFGYEGITLQSILGFIFSPLAFAIGVPWAEAVEAGSFIGQKLILNEFVAYSNFAPVIPDLSEKTVMIISFALCGFANLSSMAILIGGLGSMAPSRRPIIAKLAVKAVIAGTLASLLSAAIAGMFL from the coding sequence ATGAATATTTTATGGGGCTTAATTGGGATTATTATTGTGATTGGTATTGCCTTTTTATTTTCAAGTAGTCATAGATCAATCAATTGGAGAACAGTCTTTGGAGGCTTATTAATTCAATTATTATTTGCATTTATCGTTTTAAAGTGGGAGCTTGGTCGTGAAGTATTAGAGAATGTTTCAAATGGCGTACAACATTTAATTTCCTATGCTAATGAAGGAATTAGCTTTTTATTTGGAGCATTAGCTGATAGTGAAAAAATGGGGACAGTGTTTGCTATACATGTGTTGACAATTATAATTTTCTTTTCAGCTTTAATTTCAGTTCTATATTATCTAGGAATTATGCAAATAATCATTCGTATTATTGGCGGTGGGTTATCAAAAATTCTTGGAACGAGCAAAGCAGAATCGGTCAATGCTGCTGCAAATATTTTTGTCGGTCAAACAGAAGCACCTCTAGTGATTAAACCATTTCTACAGAAGATGACTAAATCAGAATTGTTTGCAGTTATGACAGGTGGGTTAGCTTCAGTTTCAGGTTCTGTATTAGTAGGGTATTCTTTATTGGGTGTACCATTAGAATACTTATTAGCTGCAAGCTTCATGGCAGCACCTGCAGGCTTAATAATGGCGAAACTAATTTTACCTGAAACGGAAAAAGTAGATGATTCAAATTTCTCTTTAGATAAAGATAGTGATTCAGTAAATGTAATTGATGCAGCTGCTCGTGGTGCAAGCGATGGGTTAAAGCTTGCAGTAAACGTTGGTGCGATGTTGTTAGCGTTCATCGCTTTAATCGCATTACTTAATGGTATTATTGGTGGTATTACTGGTTTATTTGGCTATGAGGGAATTACGTTACAATCAATTTTAGGTTTTATATTCTCGCCATTAGCTTTTGCAATCGGAGTTCCGTGGGCAGAAGCAGTTGAAGCAGGATCATTTATCGGGCAAAAACTTATTTTAAATGAGTTCGTAGCTTATTCAAATTTCGCGCCGGTAATTCCGGACTTATCAGAAAAAACAGTAATGATTATTAGTTTTGCTTTATGTGGCTTTGCGAACTTAAGCTCAATGGCAATTCTAATTGGTGGCCTAGGGTCTATGGCTCCAAGCAGACGCCCAATCATTGCAAAATTAGCAGTGAAAGCTGTTATTGCTGGTACATTAGCTTCTTTACTAAGTGCGGCGATAGCTGGGATGTTTCTATAA
- the mnmA gene encoding tRNA-specific 2-thiouridylase MnmA codes for MVETRDPSQIRVVVGMSGGVDSSVAAYLLKQQGYDVIGIFMKNWDDTDEFGVCTATEDYDDVIKVCNQIGIPYYAVNFEKQYWDKVFTYFLEEYKAGRTPNPDVMCNKEIKFKAFLDHALKLGADYLATGHYARVIEQDGEAVMLRGVDNNKDQTYFLNQLSQDQLKHVMFPIGDIAKPEVRKIAEEAGLATAKKKDSTGICFIGERNFKEFLSQYLPAQPGKMETFDGKVMGTHEGLMYYTIGQRHGLGIGGDGDPWFVLGKDLKRNVLYVGQGFHHDALYSTSLKAVKMGFTSNHSKPSKFSCTAKFRYRQEDTPVDVELLEDGTAHIVFAEPVRAITPGQAVVLYDGEVCLGGGTIDEVFKNGEKLTYVG; via the coding sequence ATGGTAGAAACAAGAGACCCATCACAAATCCGTGTTGTTGTTGGAATGAGCGGTGGGGTCGATTCGTCAGTTGCTGCCTATTTATTAAAGCAACAAGGCTATGACGTCATTGGGATTTTTATGAAAAACTGGGATGATACAGACGAATTTGGCGTTTGTACAGCTACAGAAGATTATGATGATGTGATTAAAGTATGTAATCAAATTGGTATACCGTACTATGCGGTGAACTTTGAAAAACAATATTGGGATAAAGTATTTACATACTTCCTAGAAGAATATAAAGCTGGACGAACACCCAACCCTGATGTGATGTGTAATAAAGAAATAAAATTCAAAGCATTTTTAGATCACGCTTTAAAATTAGGAGCGGATTATTTAGCAACGGGGCATTATGCACGCGTCATCGAACAAGATGGAGAAGCCGTTATGTTGCGTGGTGTAGATAATAACAAAGACCAAACATACTTCCTTAACCAATTATCTCAAGATCAATTAAAGCATGTGATGTTCCCGATTGGGGATATCGCAAAGCCTGAAGTTCGTAAAATTGCGGAAGAGGCTGGTCTTGCCACTGCGAAGAAAAAGGATTCAACAGGAATTTGCTTTATTGGTGAACGTAATTTTAAAGAATTTCTAAGTCAGTATTTACCAGCTCAACCTGGTAAAATGGAAACCTTTGATGGGAAAGTAATGGGTACACATGAAGGACTTATGTATTATACAATCGGTCAACGTCATGGTTTAGGTATTGGTGGTGATGGAGATCCTTGGTTTGTTCTTGGAAAAGACTTAAAACGGAATGTTTTATATGTTGGACAAGGTTTCCACCATGATGCATTATATTCTACATCATTAAAAGCAGTAAAAATGGGCTTTACTTCAAACCATTCAAAGCCTTCCAAATTTAGCTGTACGGCAAAATTCCGTTACCGCCAAGAGGATACTCCTGTTGACGTTGAGTTACTTGAAGACGGAACAGCACATATCGTATTTGCAGAGCCAGTTCGCGCTATTACACCAGGTCAAGCAGTTGTCTTATATGATGGTGAAGTATGCTTAGGTGGCGGCACAATCGATGAAGTATTTAAAAATGGAGAAAAATTAACATACGTTGGATAA